The Acidobacteriota bacterium genome contains the following window.
TGACTACCGGCGGTATTGCCAAGTGAAGTGATGCCGTCGGCCGCAACTCCAATGAAATTACCCTGCACTCGGTTTCCAGTTGCCGGGGACTCACCACATTTGTTATTGATTGGATAGCAATTCCAGCGATCACGTTACCGGAAACAACATTTCGATCTGCAGCGGTCACGCCGCCTATTAAGTTGTTACTAGCCGGAGCAACGATCTGGATGCCGCCAAAATTATTCGCTAAAGGTACCATTCCCGTAGCATTCGTCCCGATATAATTTCCCGCGATCGTATTATTGCTTCCATTGATCAGAATGCCGGCCGACTGGAATCGATTTATTACAAAACCCTTAACCGTTGCACCATTAGCGTCAACGACTAAACCGTTCGAATTTCCCGCGCTGGCTCCGTTAATTTCGATGAGTGGTACCCCGGTGAAGCCTGGCTGTGTGGTGCCGTCAATGATGGATGTTTCGGTAACTGAAGGCAAGCTACTCAAAGGTGTAATGGTACGGATTCCGGAGCCCGCTATGTTAAAAGCGATCGTGTCCGATCCCGCAGCGTTATTGCTGTCGATAATCGCCTGCCGAAAACTCCCTGCGCCGCTGTCATTAGTATTAGTTACGGTGAAAACCGCTCCCGGCGAGCTAATTTTCTCCTGGACCTGGGCCTTTGTACCGCCTAAGTAATAAGGGCCAGTAAGGGGGACGAAAGCCAACATAACAAAGCAAAGGCCGCGAATAGTCTGGTAAGGCTTGAGCATTTCAGATGATCTCCTTTCAAAACCCCCTTTCTAACTTTCCATCGGCCAACCCAAATGCTATTGACCGCGTGTCACGCCATATATCAGCACAGCTAAAACTCAAATTTAACCGAAAACTGCACCCGGCTTCCCGGCGTGACCGTGTTGACCGCCCGGCCAAAGCCTGGTGCCTCGAGCAGGCGGATGGGGATGCCGTAGTTGGCTCGGTCGATGATGTTGAAGATGTCGGTTCGGAAGGTGAGCCGGGTTGTGTCGAATTTGAATTGTTTGATGACTGAGACGTCGAGTTCGAGGACGTTGCCTGCTCGGAATGTGTTGCGGCCGATCTGGCCGTTTTGGCCGAATGGGGCGAGCAGCGAAGCCGTATTGGCTGTAGTAAGCCGCAACGGTTGGCTGCGGTCTCCGGTTATGGCGATTCCCTGCAGCGTGTTTAGCCGGTCAGTTACGTTGCCGTCGAGGTTTACGTCGATGACGCTATTAACTGTAAAGGGTTGGCCCGAGTGAAATCTTCCCGTGGTGGCGATCTGCAGATCCCTGGTTAGATGGCGGATGAAGCGATTTCCATCGACTGCGGGAAAACTGTAAACGAGGTCATATGCAATCCGGTGCCGTACATCAAAATTTGCCGGCCCGCTCTCCGCTTTCAGATCAAAACTGTTTTGCGGCAGAACGTACGCTCCCGCAAGATCGAAAACATCCGAAACTTCATCCGTTGCCTTTGAGAACGTGTACGAAAGCTGGAAATTCAGCCGGTTCAGAAAGCGTGCCTGTAGTTGGCTTTGCAGAGAGTGATAATTTGACGGCGCGGTAGTTTCGAACTGGTTGACTGCTCCGAGCGATTCATATCCACCAGCGTTTACTCGATCAAGCGGTCTAGAGGGAATAAAAAGAGACCCGCGAGCGATCGGCACAGCCGCGAAAGGGCTGGATTCCAGACTCGTAGGTGAGACCGTCAGGCTTGAACCAAGGTTCGGCGTCGTAAATCGAAGCAGGTTTCGGCCTGCGGTTCCAACATAGCCTACTGAAAATGTGTAGTTTTTACTCAATTGCTGCTCAATGATGAACGCATAATGATGTGCCATCGGCATCTCCATCTTTTCGCTGGGCAGCGTCACGTTTATCGAATTTGCAAAGAAATTTCCGGAGAGT
Protein-coding sequences here:
- a CDS encoding TonB-dependent receptor, with protein sequence MKLQYDQLNFYAQDTWRVNSALSLSFGLRYEYNTPVHEVDGLIEKTFSDPRLTLVPVLRDLINNRSTLYAPDRNNFGPRVGVAYSANLLGDKRISVFRAGYGLFYDQILGAVANQSRNVFPTYLTFNYAASIFSGFGLSIDNPAMSTINGVPLRRPGTVNAYNIAGFNAAGTSFADVLLLSGNFFANSINVTLPSEKMEMPMAHHYAFIIEQQLSKNYTFSVGYVGTAGRNLLRFTTPNLGSSLTVSPTSLESSPFAAVPIARGSLFIPSRPLDRVNAGGYESLGAVNQFETTAPSNYHSLQSQLQARFLNRLNFQLSYTFSKATDEVSDVFDLAGAYVLPQNSFDLKAESGPANFDVRHRIAYDLVYSFPAVDGNRFIRHLTRDLQIATTGRFHSGQPFTVNSVIDVNLDGNVTDRLNTLQGIAITGDRSQPLRLTTANTASLLAPFGQNGQIGRNTFRAGNVLELDVSVIKQFKFDTTRLTFRTDIFNIIDRANYGIPIRLLEAPGFGRAVNTVTPGSRVQFSVKFEF